TATAGACCGAGCTCTTGGGCCAGCTTGGAACAAAGCTGTTCAAGAGCTACGTTGCGGATTGTGGTGGTGATTTGTGATTCGCCTGACACGATCAAGTCTCTGGTTCTTACAATGACTCCTTTAGCGTGACATTCACGGGTCACATATAGATCAACCGATACTTCAGTACCCGGTATATACGGCTGAAAAACTGGCTCATTGAGCATTTTCGCATGCAAGACCGCTTCTTCTTTCCCCAAGTTCAAGCCTATGGATTGGGAACCCGCTCCGTAACGCTCCTTAACCACCAGGCACTCAGCCCCAATGTCTCCATTGGATAACGCTGTTGGAATGACTGGGTAACCCAAAGCTTGGAGCTTCTCATAGAAGGCCAGTTTATCCAAACATAACTCTACCGCTTCTGCATTTGATACCATCACGGAAATTCCATGAGCCTGCAGAGCAGCCTTGTGCGATGCAAAGTAACCAAGCTCGCCATCGCGGGTTGGGATAATACATACAATACCTTGATTAGAGCAATAAGTAATCAATTCCTCGATAGAAAGCTTGCTTAGTCTTGGCATGAGCCAAAAATCATCAACGAAGTGCTGACCTAAACAGTTAGGATCGACATCAGCACCGATGAGTCGCCGATCGCCGCCAAGCTTACTTATAGCCAACTTCACGGCACGGAGCAGCGGCACCTTTTTCGAAATGGAAGTTATGAGTATATTTCCAGCTGTGGATGCAGCAACATCTCTGCTTTCAACTGCAGCAGCTTTCTCGTATTCAATGATCTCTGGAATCGTATCCTCAATTTGTCGAGTTGGCGCCCACCCCACTCGAGAATGGAATAACTCCATATTCGCCTGAGAACCTTCGTAAGGGATATCCAGATCCCCCTCAATGACCACCAACGAGGGGAAATGCCGCCTCAATACATCCACCACTTCCGATACGCGGCGCGCACGACCATTGCCTAAATTAACTATACCTGTGACCGGCTTCTCAGCAAGCTTAAGCAACCCTTCCGCTACTTCATCGGCAAATATATAATCGAACAAACCCTCTTTTTTATAAACCGTGATGGGTTCACCCTTCAGCAGCATACGAACCCACCTAGAAATAATGTCCCTCGAGCCTTTGCCATAGCTTCTGAAAATTCGGGCGCAGACTGTCTGCATATCGTGCTCACGGAAATGACCCAAGAACTCCAGCTCGACTTCATGAAGCAGCTTGGCGGCGCCGCACATATTCCTTGGACGGATAGGTGCAGACTCTTCGAGCATTGCCGGCTGCTCCGCAGGTGACGGGAAGCTATACAGATGCGGATCATAGATGAGATAGCTGGAGGCGAAGACAACCTTTTTCACGGATGCGCAAGATTTCATTAACGTCATCAAATGGTGGCTAAGTTTAACATTGTGGTCATAATTCTCATCCCAAAAGCCATACGTTTCCGTCGAACGCTCAAAAGTTGCCGCTAAATGGAAAAACAGCTCTGGCGAAAAATCGTCGAGCTCCTCCCGAGATATATAATTCAAATCCCCCTGACGGTAGCGAATAGCAGGGCTCCAGCTAGCGGGTCTCGGCTGAAGATCACCTACAAACAGCTCACAGCCTGCTTCCAGCAATTTAGATACCAGCGCTCGCCCGATGACGCCAGCTCCACCGCTAATAAACACTTTTTTCCCTTTAAGCATGCCAACTCTCCTTTAAACAACCATGAAGTAAAGAGTCCACCCAGTCCCCGTCAATCAGCACATGTTGTCTCATTCGTCCCTCAAACTGAAACCCGCTCTCCTCCAATATGCGAATATGATGAGGTCGTATATCATAGGTCTCTGTAAAAAGGCGGTTCCATCGCAGTTCATCAAAGGCAACCTTTTTCATGAGAGTCAAAAACGACTGGAAATCCTTCTTGTATATATCTGGATCCGAGATCCGTTTCGTATTCAGCAAAAAAGAAATTTCCGCCCGTTTTGATTCCCAATCGATATTCGTCAATCCGCCATATCCAATACAGTCATTTTGAAGCAAATAACTGAACAACACAATGGAGGGCTGTTCCACTTCAAAAGTCGGACTTACAGCGTTACGGTAATAGCGAAGCTGATCTTCGTTCGTCAGCAAGCGCTTTTGACGCAGCACTGTAATTTGCTCGTTTCTCCACTGCTTGATATGAAAGATGTCTTGCTCGCGAAGCGGCACTATCTGGTAGTCCCCGTATATGAATTCTTGGTTCGTTAAGCAACGGTATTTCATAGGTACCTCCTGAAAAAAAGCCCTTCGTGCACTGGTCAGCACTTGTGCAATCTTACAAAACGGGCTTCTGTTGAATATGAGCATTTAGCGCTATTACTTCGGGATGTTCCAGCAAGTACTCTACCACTCGTCTACTAGAAATAAGACGATCCCCAGTAAAGTGATCAGAAATTTTTTGAAGCATCGCATAGTCTTCAGGGGTATCCAATGTGATTCGAAGCTCCGGATGCCGCATGGAATCAGAGACTCGATAATGCGCTGTTTGAAATTGATCTGTATGCTCATAGGCATAGTACGTCACATGCTCCCTATGCCGAGGTTCTTGGCCATGTTTGTACATATATTCCAAAGCCTTAAAGGACACCATTTCACTCCATAATCCCCGTGGCAACTCACCTTCGAGCGTTATCAGATCAGATGGACCACTCGCCATTATTTTGATAAGCTCCGAGGCTATTTCATGATCGATGAACGGGCAATCGCTTGTCACTCTGATTACATAATCAGGGATGTACGTCTTGGCACATTCATAATACCTTGACAGAACATCGCCCTCCGAACCACGAAA
This genomic window from Paenibacillus hexagrammi contains:
- a CDS encoding NAD-dependent epimerase/dehydratase family protein encodes the protein MLKGKKVFISGGAGVIGRALVSKLLEAGCELFVGDLQPRPASWSPAIRYRQGDLNYISREELDDFSPELFFHLAATFERSTETYGFWDENYDHNVKLSHHLMTLMKSCASVKKVVFASSYLIYDPHLYSFPSPAEQPAMLEESAPIRPRNMCGAAKLLHEVELEFLGHFREHDMQTVCARIFRSYGKGSRDIISRWVRMLLKGEPITVYKKEGLFDYIFADEVAEGLLKLAEKPVTGIVNLGNGRARRVSEVVDVLRRHFPSLVVIEGDLDIPYEGSQANMELFHSRVGWAPTRQIEDTIPEIIEYEKAAAVESRDVAASTAGNILITSISKKVPLLRAVKLAISKLGGDRRLIGADVDPNCLGQHFVDDFWLMPRLSKLSIEELITYCSNQGIVCIIPTRDGELGYFASHKAALQAHGISVMVSNAEAVELCLDKLAFYEKLQALGYPVIPTALSNGDIGAECLVVKERYGAGSQSIGLNLGKEEAVLHAKMLNEPVFQPYIPGTEVSVDLYVTRECHAKGVIVRTRDLIVSGESQITTTIRNVALEQLCSKLAQELGLYGHVVMQVIIDATGQFHIIECNTRFGGASTLSIAAGLDTFYWFLLESEGNSLASYPFLRSAEEKKQIRYAGDLIL
- a CDS encoding GNAT family N-acetyltransferase, producing MKYRCLTNQEFIYGDYQIVPLREQDIFHIKQWRNEQITVLRQKRLLTNEDQLRYYRNAVSPTFEVEQPSIVLFSYLLQNDCIGYGGLTNIDWESKRAEISFLLNTKRISDPDIYKKDFQSFLTLMKKVAFDELRWNRLFTETYDIRPHHIRILEESGFQFEGRMRQHVLIDGDWVDSLLHGCLKESWHA
- a CDS encoding glycosyltransferase family protein — its product is MKTILIIQARMGSSRLPGKILFPLGETVVLDYVVSRCKQIDQLYDVIVATSTLEQDDAIAEWCAATQTTCFRGSEGDVLSRYYECAKTYIPDYVIRVTSDCPFIDHEIASELIKIMASGPSDLITLEGELPRGLWSEMVSFKALEYMYKHGQEPRHREHVTYYAYEHTDQFQTAHYRVSDSMRHPELRITLDTPEDYAMLQKISDHFTGDRLISSRRVVEYLLEHPEVIALNAHIQQKPVL